From the genome of Euwallacea similis isolate ESF13 chromosome 26, ESF131.1, whole genome shotgun sequence:
GGTGACAATGGTTTTAATCTTAGTAAAGGCCTGCAGGCTAGAGTGTCCTTGGCCAGAGCCATCTACAAAGACAGCGATATTTATCTCCTAGACGACTGCATGTCTTCTTTGGATAACAACATCAGCGACTACATCTTCAATCACTGTCTCAAAGGCTTCTTGAGGGGCAAAATCTGCCTGTTTGTTACCAACAACGTTCCCGTGGCAATTCGCATCGCTAGTGATCATGCAGTTCTTATTGAAGATGGCAAGACTTTAACTTTAGAGGAGCAATTCGGCGGTCTGGACAAGAGAATCACCTACTTCATCGATGATGAAATCGTTAACTTGGCCGAGAAAATCAGGCACTCGGTTTTTCAGGAGTGGATCATTAAGGAGGATGAAGAAGTAATGGAAAAAGAGGATGACAAATTGCTGTTGAAGGTGTGCAATGGTAACAGTGAGGATGTGTATAGAGAGGACAAGAAAAGTGGTGGTGTTAGTTGGTTTAACTATGCCACCTATCTTAGACTTATCGGCGGCCGTGCGATGGCCCTTTATTTGTTGCTAGGTTTTGCTGCTGCTCAAGCAGCTTTGACCTGCTCTGAAAAGATAATAAGCTTGTGGTAATTTCTCCAAGAGATTTCGTCATAATACCATGAAACGCTgccattttttgtttacagGGTCAACACAGAGGCCAATGTTCAAAATACCACCGATGCACAGCCCGAGAGCTCTGACAGAAATTACTACTTCAACTTATATACACTTTTCATAGTAGTAGCCATGGTAGTGTCCATTATCAAGTCATATTCTACATTTTATTCCTGCTTAAAAGCTGCCAGGATTTTTCACAGCCATCTCATTGAGGCCATCCTGAAAGCTTCAATGACCTTCTTCGACAGTCACTACATAGGCAATATCATCAATAGATTGGGCAGGGATTTCTACGTTTTAGACGAGCAAATGCCGTTTCTTGTCCTCGACATTTTGACAGTAGGTAGAAACTCACTCCTTCAATGGTACCAAACCTTAACTTCCTTGTAGCTAACATTCAGCTTTATCAGCGTCCTGATCCTGGTAGCTTCAGTCAACTGGGTGCTGCTCCTCCCAGGGTTATTGCTCATAGGTTTGCTGCTTTGGCCGCAGCGCTTTTACCTCCCTGCAGGGAGGAGCTTACGCAGGCTTGAGGCATCCACAAGAAGTTCCATAATCGGGCTCCTTGATTCCACTATGCAGGGATTGGTCGTGATTCGCAGTGCCCAACAACAGTCCAAAATTCTCAGCGAGTTCGACCATCATCAGGACCTCTACACATCAGCCTATTTCATGAGCCAGACCACGATGAGGTTCTTTGCTCTGAGCCTGGATGTGGTTGGGATGGTTTTTGTCGCGGGAATTTTGCTGAAGTTCATGGTGTTTTACAATGGTAGATAAGAGGATTTTTAGGCGTAGGTAATGGGGTTATCGATGGTTTTCAGGTGAAACTGCAGGTGATATTGGATTGGCCCTTTCCCAAGCCATGACTTTATCTGCGATACTCCAGTATGGGATTAAACAAGCGGCTGAATTAGAAACGGTGATGACTTCAGTGGAGAGGGTTTTGGAATATGTTTCAGCGAGACCCGAGGCCTTGGGTGAGGGCAGAATCCCTCCGGGTTGGCCCTCAAGAGGCAAAATAGCCCTGACCAACCTGTCGCTGACTTACAAGAACAGCAGTAACGCCCTGAGAGATATTTCCTTGCAGTTTGATGCGGGTTCTAAAGTAGGAATTGTGGGGCGCACTGGATCTGGCAAATCCTCCTTAATCTCTGCTCTATTTCGGCTCTACACCTTCCAAGGGAGAATTGTTATAGACGATGAGGACGTCGCGTGTTTGAATCTTCATAAGCTAAGAACGAATCTCACAATAATCTCGCAGGACCCAGCGATTTTTTCGGGTACCATTCGCGAGAATCTAGATCCGTTTAACGAGCATCCCAATGACGAGGCCATTTGGAGAGCTTTagataaagtttatttaaaacccTTTATAACGAGCCTAAACGACTCCAGCGCTTTGATAACGAGCACCGGACAAAGGCAGCTGCTCCACTTGGCCAGGGCCCTTCTTCAAGACAACAAAATCATCATCTTCGATGAAGCGACTACGAGTCTCGATCACGAAACCGATCTGGTGCTTCAGAAAACTTTGAGGGATAGTTTCAGGGATTGTACGGTGCTCATAGTAGCTCATAAGTCGCATTCAGTGATGTGGTGTGATAAAGTGCTCACCTTGAGAGATGGACGAGTGGCCGAGTTCGATGCTCCTCTGGTTTTGATGCGGAACAAAGGCAGCATCTTGAGGAAAATGATCCGGGAGGACAACTTTGAGATGTTCGGCCGCATTTGTAGATAAACTCGAAATAAAATGAAGTACTAATgggaattatatttaattaggtATAACAATGACAAAAATTCTTTTCGGAAATTTGGCACACAGCAAAGGAAGGTGTTACAAGCTGGCGTGGTGTGGACACGCTCAGCGGTGATATGAGCGGGCGagattattaataattcttcatTTAACAACTGTCCAAcggaaatgtaaataattattactagTAACTGGGATAACAAGACGTATCAtataaaatcgaataaaatcTCATCTCAAACATCTATAGtggttaaaaaattgtctttaacAGAAAATGTACAAACCCTAACTGGTAACGTCGTTAAATCTTATAATTTACTCTCAATTTTATAGCGTTCTCAAGCAATGTACAGGTTTTTATAGTAAGGCACACTCTATAGAATTTCCTCATTTAGTGcgaaattataacaaatgttgtTCGAGTTCGAAATACAAAGAAACTTCTATAGAGTACGCCCGTGACAATGACTTATATTATTTGGTCTTTAGGGTTTAAACTGGCCAGCAACACATGAAATCCTTAACCAGAGATAACACAGAATGTTTCAGTAAGATTGTTCAACACAAGTCTACGACATGATTAAGTACTTTTTGGGGCTATTGGCAACGCCGCGGACGAGTCTGTGGTGGTTGCCAGCCCTACTCCAATGGTCTCGATTGAGAAACAAGAGAGTGAAGCTCTGTTGCCAGGTTTTCCATATCAGGATTTTTAATCAGGACATAGCCTGAACTAATCAAAGATTCGCAGAGATAACTGGGGTTTCACAAGGGGATGGAATCTGCGCAAACGTAACTTCTGGAAGGAATCTTAAATGCCTGAAActataattttggaaaatatccCTGAGACGTTCATTCAACTACACCAATGTAGCTTTCATTACTGAAAAGAGCGCATTGCAGCCAACTCCTCCTACACTTTCGCCGTGATCAGTGCTGTTCCAatacatttgaaatttctctAAGTCTTCAAGTATGCCCCCTTAAATTGCTTCGATTTCAGGTTCGTTTAAAGACATCTCtgcattttggttttttgtaTCTGAATCGAAACTTGAGCATTTCAAGTCTTCAACGGTGGGTGGCTTCAAACCGAAGCCTCCAGTGGCGTCCCAAGATATGCATGAATGCTTTTAAGCTCACAAAGCATTGTCATTCAATCTCAACGTTTTCCAAGTTGTCGTGCACCTTGGCTGAAATTGATGCTTCCAGTTGCAGCTCTCAGGACGATCGGAAAAGAATAAATGGAAGAGAtagttttggaaaattcctggGTGCTAAATATTGTAATACGCTAATGACTGATATGTATAATAACCGCCATAATGATTCTctgcaatttgaaaaacatgcGTTTGAAGAAGAACAGGGGCGTGCAGAATTTTCGGGTAGGGACTagtaacaacaaaaaaatcagcTTTGCATCGAGGAGGGCACAAAATTCGTAGGGGCATTGAGAGTCAAAGTAGAGCACTGATTTTTGGTGAATGTTGAATGAACATAACTTTCACTAAAAATAGAAGAGGAGAAatcattttggaaaattgctcGGTCCTAAAATATGGTGATGTTGGCGTGTATTGAAAACTGTATGCAGGTTCAGGCCCACATGAGTTTGCTTCGCATCGAAACCCGCTGACCCCTGGTGCACCACTCCTGCATTAAGGGATTTCTACGGGTCTTTCTGCCACCAAAACAGATTTGTTGTCAACATCTATAATGCACTGAAGCTGTTGCAGCTCCCTATCCCTTATCCTTATCaatttgagaaataaaaaaaaaatgtatcacgTTTCCGGACTTGAATTGAACAACGATTAgactgggacaccctgtatatttgtgCAAATTTTGAGCTAATACTGGttgcaattaaaaatcgaattaTTGCTGCCCCAATGCGGTACTATAATATACATTTGACAAACTAAATTAACGGAAACTTGGAATAGTTCATGCAATTAACGAGTGGGAgacatttgcaaaaatataaacgTTATTGGTCCTCTTGCGCATCTTATTCACactcataat
Proteins encoded in this window:
- the LOC136417088 gene encoding ATP-binding cassette sub-family C member 4-like isoform X2, whose product is MEQVIQRKKRENNPIEKANLLSRVTFFYNYEILKKGKKRDLEPSDLYKVVPEFQAEVVGNRLEEQWKLDKKTGKKLWRTLVTCFGFRYLVLCQPKAISNFVKHFQHNQSRSDSDAYFYSISIIGLLLLNSLYVHNLTQLVTEYSLKIRTAVCSLIFRKALKLSPQEVIMGRAVTLVTKDVFAIDAALVFLKDIFIGILHLLAVGYAMYDRVGSAVFPPLVAIVLTLSLQILCGKMVGKFRLETARKTDERFRLIREVLSSIKAVKMYCWQNNFGALIDTARLLETNKLAIVYYLKALIGWLGAFINNISFSILLLGISQTQTLQADTVYFIQQCFFILRTPITTTIPMGICNSADLWAAFKRIQTFLDTEEVVPRLQPSNLPPKIFLKNVKVSVEGRDILRSVSVSLSDGLMLVTGNIGSGKSVLIKAILGEYPVKGGVLEVSGSVSYASQVPWLFPGTVRQNIVFEEIYDSHRYQEVLRVCALTHDINRLDLADETIVGDNGFNLSKGLQARVSLARAIYKDSDIYLLDDCMSSLDNNISDYIFNHCLKGFLRGKICLFVTNNVPVAIRIASDHAVLIEDGKTLTLEEQFGGLDKRITYFIDDEIVNLAEKIRHSVFQEWIIKEDEEVMEKEDDKLLLKVCNGNSEDVYREDKKSGGVSWFNYATYLRLIGGRAMALYLLLGFAAAQAALTCSEKIISLWVNTEANVQNTTDAQPESSDRNYYFNLYTLFIVVAMVVSIIKSYSTFYSCLKAARIFHSHLIEAILKASMTFFDSHYIGNIINRLGRDFYVLDEQMPFLVLDILTLTFSFISVLILVASVNWVLLLPGLLLIGLLLWPQRFYLPAGRSLRRLEASTRSSIIGLLDSTMQGLVVIRSAQQQSKILSEFDHHQDLYTSAYFMSQTTMRFFALSLDVVGMVFVAGILLKFMVFYNGETAGDIGLALSQAMTLSAILQYGIKQAAELETVMTSVERVLEYVSARPEALGEGRIPPGWPSRGKIALTNLSLTYKNSSNALRDISLQFDAGSKVGIVGRTGSGKSSLISALFRLYTFQGRIVIDDEDVACLNLHKLRTNLTIISQDPAIFSGTIRENLDPFNEHPNDEAIWRALDKVYLKPFITSLNDSSALITSTGQRQLLHLARALLQDNKIIIFDEATTSLDHETDLVLQKTLRDSFRDCTVLIVAHKSHSVMWCDKVLTLRDGRVAEFDAPLVLMRNKGSILRKMIREDNFEMFGRICR
- the LOC136417088 gene encoding ATP-binding cassette sub-family C member 4-like isoform X1, which codes for MEQVIQRKKRENNPIEKANLLSRVTFFYNYEILKKGKKRDLEPSDLYKVVPEFQAEVVGNRLEEQWKLDKKTGKKLWRTLVTCFGFRYLVYALLQLILGTSFILCQPKAISNFVKHFQHNQSRSDSDAYFYSISIIGLLLLNSLYVHNLTQLVTEYSLKIRTAVCSLIFRKALKLSPQEVIMGRAVTLVTKDVFAIDAALVFLKDIFIGILHLLAVGYAMYDRVGSAVFPPLVAIVLTLSLQILCGKMVGKFRLETARKTDERFRLIREVLSSIKAVKMYCWQNNFGALIDTARLLETNKLAIVYYLKALIGWLGAFINNISFSILLLGISQTQTLQADTVYFIQQCFFILRTPITTTIPMGICNSADLWAAFKRIQTFLDTEEVVPRLQPSNLPPKIFLKNVKVSVEGRDILRSVSVSLSDGLMLVTGNIGSGKSVLIKAILGEYPVKGGVLEVSGSVSYASQVPWLFPGTVRQNIVFEEIYDSHRYQEVLRVCALTHDINRLDLADETIVGDNGFNLSKGLQARVSLARAIYKDSDIYLLDDCMSSLDNNISDYIFNHCLKGFLRGKICLFVTNNVPVAIRIASDHAVLIEDGKTLTLEEQFGGLDKRITYFIDDEIVNLAEKIRHSVFQEWIIKEDEEVMEKEDDKLLLKVCNGNSEDVYREDKKSGGVSWFNYATYLRLIGGRAMALYLLLGFAAAQAALTCSEKIISLWVNTEANVQNTTDAQPESSDRNYYFNLYTLFIVVAMVVSIIKSYSTFYSCLKAARIFHSHLIEAILKASMTFFDSHYIGNIINRLGRDFYVLDEQMPFLVLDILTLTFSFISVLILVASVNWVLLLPGLLLIGLLLWPQRFYLPAGRSLRRLEASTRSSIIGLLDSTMQGLVVIRSAQQQSKILSEFDHHQDLYTSAYFMSQTTMRFFALSLDVVGMVFVAGILLKFMVFYNGETAGDIGLALSQAMTLSAILQYGIKQAAELETVMTSVERVLEYVSARPEALGEGRIPPGWPSRGKIALTNLSLTYKNSSNALRDISLQFDAGSKVGIVGRTGSGKSSLISALFRLYTFQGRIVIDDEDVACLNLHKLRTNLTIISQDPAIFSGTIRENLDPFNEHPNDEAIWRALDKVYLKPFITSLNDSSALITSTGQRQLLHLARALLQDNKIIIFDEATTSLDHETDLVLQKTLRDSFRDCTVLIVAHKSHSVMWCDKVLTLRDGRVAEFDAPLVLMRNKGSILRKMIREDNFEMFGRICR